Below is a genomic region from Sorghum bicolor cultivar BTx623 chromosome 9, Sorghum_bicolor_NCBIv3, whole genome shotgun sequence.
TTTTTAATGAATACTTGTTTGGAACCAGTCATGTCTGTGCTGTAAGCCCCTTTCTCGGTTCAAACGAACAGAGATTTTGCTAGTGCCTATTAGCTACTAGTAGTAGATAGGAGATGTCATCTATCATAACATCAAAATATGCGGCCGAATTCATGAATTATTGTAGGGTTACGTGGCTTTGATAACCTTACTTGCTGCCACTGACAGGTATGCAGCTGATTCAACCAGTTTTATAGATCAAAACTCGGTGCATCAACATCATTTACAATGAAGCGAGATTGGAACATTCAACCGGTTACTCTTACATCGTTTGTGTCACAATCACCGGGAAAACCACGAGGTCACTTGATTGATATTTTATATCTGCGAATTGGCCGTAGGATTTTCCTGCTTTATCTGTTCCTTTCACAATACTTTGGACTATTCTGTCCACAAAGAATGGAAAGGAGCAAAATCTATAAATAAAATCAAATGAGCCGTGAAAAGCTCACCCAAGTTTGGTCATACACCACAAGTCATATATGTTTCTTTGCTTGGTCCTATCATATATATAACCTTTATAACAAAGCACATGCTCTCTCTTTAATCTTTTTGTCCTATTACCATATCTTTTATAATATAACAAAGCATATGGTCTCTTTACTCATTTTGTCCTTCAGGCTTTCATCAGATCACACTACAAACTTGTTTGATTTGCCAACAAACCCTTTCCCGTATGATATGATGACAGCCGAAAACTGCTTTAACATGGTTCACGGGTGTTTTGCAATCAGTGTAACTAACAACTAAAAGATAATAGGTAGGCAGCGGTAGGTTCAATAGACATGGACAAAAAGTTTCCTCGATGCCGACCCCATTGATGTGCCCATTTGTTTGGTCACTGTTCTGATTGATGCCAACAGAAAAAACACAGGTCCCAGTGAACCCTTCAATCAGCTCCTCTAGCTTATCTGCCTGTTCTTTAGCTGAACAGAGCACAATGGCAGGCTACTGTACTGTGGGCTACTGCCAGTAACTATTACTATCCGTGTATTATTAGTACTATGCATTTCAGCAGGAATTTTACTGCTATTTTATTAACAGTAGTACCATTTAGAGTTCAAATCTGTGGTGCCGGACTGAGACATGGATATAACCGCGGCGAAACCATCTATGAGTTTTTGGTAAACATCACTAGGTTATACGGAGTATAATCCAAGGCGGCTGGTATTAGCAATTTTTTTCTTGGTCTGTTCAGGAACAGGCTAccgttattattatataaaacaaTAGAGTATGGCCAAAAAAGCTCATTGTTATTGTAGCCACGAAATTTAAACCAAAATATACTAGGTTTAGGTACTTCCTTTTGGCAAAAATAACATGGCAAGCAGCAGCCGCAACTGATCAAGAGAGACAGAAAAGGGTTATCAAGGTGATAACAAAACACCAGTCAGAGCAAAGCAACGCACGCAGGAATTCCGCACGAATTATGTATAAATTTTATCCAAATCAATTCACATTTACTAGAAAACACAAAAAAGAGATTTTTTTTGGCCTAAATGGACAGAAGTGCACAGGTGGtatatacttttttttttgacaatctGACAAACTTTATTGGTCAATAATGGTTACATCGTTTGAATAACAACGGCACAATAAAAGAAGGGGGATCATCGTCCCAAATTCAGCTCATTTTCATAATCATAGCTTTGCCTAGGTATCTCATGCGCCACCTGGTTAGCTTCCTTGTTTAAATGTTCAATAGAGATCTCCTGAAATCCTCCCCAAACAGTGATGCATTCATCATATATTGAAGCAGCCAAGCTCGCTGTGAAGTCTCCATTCTTCATAACTTCTACTACTTCCATGCAGTCAGATTGAATGCACAGGTGGTATATACTACTATACTTCACAAAGAATATTTCAGCATCACATATTTAAttccaatttgatttctgaaGAAGTCCCCTTCCTAAAAAATAATCACGGAACCACCAGCAGAGCTGTAGACCAGAGTGACGAGAGGAGTTTGTTCAACTTTTCCAACCAAACGAAAATAGTCTGACCTGGCCAACTCCTCTTCCACGTGTCACATCACCGGCACATGTTCCTTGAACGCGGTCTACGGTTCATGGCCACTGTTCTGTGGGCCCTCCGAAATCGTGCCGCGACACACGCTTCCACAGATCGTCCAAATCCAAATGTAACCGAGCCTACCAGACGCCTCGAGGCACCTGGGTGCACCGGGTCCATGGACCGGGCACGCGCGCGCTGCGCAGCTCGACCGTTCGGCTAGTCCGAGCGTATGAACCGGGTCCACCTGGGAAGTGACCGGAACCTCCCCTTCTCCTCGCATCTCCCTCCGGCCTCCGGAGTCTCCCCCCTCCCACACATTGAAAAGCAGAGCGGCCGAGGCTGGCTCTCCCTCTTCTCCTGGACACAATCATCAGCTCCCGAAATCCAAATTGATACAGGTGAGAAAGAACCCCACGAAATCCCCCGAACCGTTTCCTCCCCTGGGGTTTGCATGAATTTTATGAAACATCTTTATTGGAGTTTCGTCTTTTGGTGCGCAGTTCATCAATTACAGTGCTTTTCTCCTGAATGGCCGGTTGCAGGGGATTCTGAGCTTGGGGTTTGTTCCGGGGGCCGATTCTGGGGGCGGCGGACGGGATGTCAGGCCCCCTCGACCGATTTGCTAGGCCATGTGAGTATGAAGTGCTTGTTTCCGTTGGGACACGATCAATCGATTCCCGACGAATTAGCGCATGCTATCGGTTCATCTTGTTCGTCCTTGTTTCTTTCAAATTTATGGAGTTGAGTAAATTTCTGTTTGGGTAATAATGTTCTTATGGAGAGCGTAATATACTAATATTAAATTGTTCTTTCATGGTTATAGTTTAATAGGTTTATTAGGGGCTAGGGGAAAAAACCCACGCACTACTGTTATTGAAAGAAATCCCAATACAGAAGTAGATGTTTACCAACTGCCTAATTTTTACCTGTTCTCATGAGAGGACTTGAAGCTTATGCTTGAAGTTGGCCACACCTTCAAGGATAACCACAAAATGGAATCTCAGTTAAAGCAGAAAATTGACATATAGCAATGTTGTAACATGTGCAAATTAATAAGTTCATAAATCATTCAATCAGTCCATGTCCCACCTACTGTTACCATGTACTGTTTGTGTCTATGAAGATATGTTAATACctatattaacttctctcttcctctctctagtttagcatcaaTCTAATAGTCAGGTTGCAGTTCTAGCTCCCTGTGAAGCACAATTTTCTGTCTATAGTCTAACCCACCTAATAGTAACTGCTGCTACGGAACAAATAGCTTTCTTTGCTTGGATTTGGAGATGGAAAATTGAGACAGCCTGTGCAGGTTTTGAAGGGTTTGTGCATAACGATGAAAGGAAAGAGAGCAGATCTGATGCAGACAACTCAGAAGGAGATAAGAAGACTAAAATCGGATCTTTCAAGAAAAAAGCAATCAATGCAGGGAACAAATTCAGGCATTCCCTGAGAAGGAGAagcaaaaagaaagaaaggggGGAGTCCATCAAGGACATAAGGGACGTTAAAGAGCTTCAAGATGTTGAGACATTTCGACAATGCTTAATTGATGAGGATTTGCTGCCACAACAGCATGATGATTATCACATGATGTTAAGGTACAGCACTTCTTGTTCAcagtttttttcttctcttttgaaTAACCTTCAAAAGATAGGAAGTTCCTTGTTCGCAAGGTTTTGATTTCTCTTTATGCTGCATATGTTCGCCCCCTTTCATATCTTCCTAATAGCCACACACTAAACCTTGTACATGTGCTCAAGAGGCCATGATTAGAAGAAAGTGGCCACCATCCTAGACTGGGCTGGGATTCTCATTTGATCTCACTTGCATTGCAGGTTCCTAAAAGCAAGgaaatttgaagttgagaaaGCTAAGAATATGTGGTCAGACATGCTTAAATGGAGGAAGGAATTCGGGGTCGACAAAATAGAGGTAAAGCTGAAGTTAAATAGCATATCATAATATGTCGTAGTTATCAATCTTGCTCAGATTAATCTCTTATTTTAACCCTTCTTGGTCCTACACCTCAGGAATTTGACTACACCGAGTTAGATGAAGTTACGAAGTATTACCCACAATTTTATCATGGGGTAGATAAAGAGGGAAGACCTGTCTACATAGAGTTAATAGGAAAAGTTGATGCAAGCAAGCTATTACAAGTGACAACTCTAGATCGGTATGTGAAATACCATGTCAAGGAGTTTGAGAGGTGTTTCCAGATGAGATTTCCAGCTTGCTCCATTGCTGCAAAAAAGCACATAGATTCATCGACTACTATTTTGGACGTGCAAGGCGTGGTATGCTGCATTATATTATAGCCAAATATTTTTCTTTACAATATAATGCTACATTGCTAAGAGTTAGTACTTTGTTCTTTACTTCTTCTTTGTAAATTTAGGGTTTCAAGAACTTCTCGAAATCTGCCAGGGAATTAATCACACGATTACAGAAGATTGACAGTGATAACTACCCAGAGGTTGGTAACACTGTCAAGGATCCTGAATGACAAGTTTTGTTCCagctttttgaaaaaaaaacaaagaatgtttccatTAATAATTTTACTAAaattcaaaagaaaaagaatataCTTCCTTCTTGGCACTATGTCTATATTGGCCCAACTTTACGACCCCTAATGCATTTTGGATGCTGTTACAGACACTGTGCCGGATGTATATAATTAATGCTGGCCAAGGCTTCAAGATGCTATGGAGCACAATAAAATCATTCCTTGATCCAAAAACTGTTTCCAAGATTCATGTATGTAATGCTTTGTTAAGCACTGATTTGATTGTGTCTTTCTTGAGTAATTTGATAAACATATAATTGCCAGTTAATGACCCGTTCTCATTTTCTTTTGAAGGTTCTTGGGAATAAGTACCAACATAAGTTGCTCGAAATAATTGACGAGTGGTTAGTATTTTGTTTCTTGGCCATACATTTATGTTGTTTACTTCCATTCTAATTTCTGcttaatgcatgcatgcagtgaaTTGCCAGAATTTTTCGGTGGCAAATGCAACTGTATTGAAGGTTGCCAAAGATCTGACAAAGGTCCTTGGAAGGATCCCAACATAATAAAGGTAAATATCCTGTCACTTGACCCCAGTCCCCAAGTATTATGAGAAGGAAAACATGAAGTTGTGGGGTGTCTGTGTGTGTGGGTGTTGGGTCTCTTGGACCTATGTACCTTTTTTTCTACCTTATTGAAATGACACGCAGTTCTCCTGcgctgttcgagaaaaaaaaagtatcaaAGAAGAAAAAGGATATGTTCCATATGAGACTTTCAGCTGGACAATTCTTCTGTTGCTAACTTGATGCATCTCCAATTTCTCCAGAGAGTCCTCAATGGTGAGGCCAACTATGGCAGGCAAATTGTGACCATATCCAGCACTGATGGAAAGATAA
It encodes:
- the LOC110430200 gene encoding phosphatidylinositol/phosphatidylcholine transfer protein SFH8-like; translation: MSGPLDRFARPCFEGFVHNDERKESRSDADNSEGDKKTKIGSFKKKAINAGNKFRHSLRRRSKKKERGESIKDIRDVKELQDVETFRQCLIDEDLLPQQHDDYHMMLRFLKARKFEVEKAKNMWSDMLKWRKEFGVDKIEEFDYTELDEVTKYYPQFYHGVDKEGRPVYIELIGKVDASKLLQVTTLDRYVKYHVKEFERCFQMRFPACSIAAKKHIDSSTTILDVQGVGFKNFSKSARELITRLQKIDSDNYPETLCRMYIINAGQGFKMLWSTIKSFLDPKTVSKIHVLGNKYQHKLLEIIDECELPEFFGGKCNCIEGCQRSDKGPWKDPNIIKRVLNGEANYGRQIVTISSTDGKIISYARPGHPTRKGSDASAESGSEVEDVVSPTASRNLITHPILTPVHEESKLSAHGSAFVAHASIEESIPVVDKVVDDGWGSPKGSLQASSGSLSSRNSHGAFEGLRIQIITWLTFLIMTLFAMLCSVPSKMARRISNQPSRHDDYRVEYPQEQEYKEEFRPPSPAPSYTEKDVLSSMLRRLGELEDKVQVLETKPSEMPFEKEELLNAAVRRVDALEAELISTKKALYDALMRQDELLAYIDRQQLIKFRKKKFCF